A segment of the Kazachstania africana CBS 2517 chromosome 2, complete genome genome:
ATTCGCCTTCAAACCCTCATCGAAAAACGGATAAGAAATGATGCCATTAATGAGCTCAAAAGTTCACTGCCGATTATGACTACATCCCAGATTTTGAAGCCATTGCTAATTcagttttgaaataatatcatttcTCTTTGAGGTTACAATTCATGATTATTAGCGTCACTTGTACGGCAGAATGTTTAAACTTCAAGAATCAGAGGGGCAACAAATGAAGTCTAACCAAGATGATATCGACGACAGTCTGTTTAAGATAGAAGATGAGCCTACCagtgaaatattttatgGTGAGGAGGATAGAATAACTATATTAAGAGACAAGATAAATTCGAAAATCAAATCGAACATTGGTATAGTATTTCTGGCGATAGCTCAGTTTTTTAATTCAACAATGATTGTTTCTACAAAAGTTTTGGAAACAGGTGAAAGCAAGATCAAGCCATTACAGGTTTTAGTTGTTAGAATGGTGATAACTTACCTTGGATGCTTAATCTACATGTACCTACATCGTGATACTATCAAGAATATTCCCTTTGGAGATCCACCAGTTAGAAAGTGGTTACTGTTAAGAGGAATGACCGGTTTCTTTGGGGTTTTTGGCATGTACTATAGTCTGCAGCATCTAAGTATATCCAATGCTATTTTAATAACATTTTTAGCTCCAAGTTTAACAATCGTTTTAGCAGCTATGTTTTTGCATGAGAGGATAAATCTCTGGGAAATAGCAGGATCTTTAACCTCCCTTTTCGGTGTCATCCTTATTATCAGGCCACCATTCTTATTTGGTCAAACTGAAGGAGGTGCTAACGAAAAGGCAGAATCTTCCAATCCTGAGGAAAGATTGGTTGGATCAATGATTGGCTTGCTTGGCACTCTAGGTATCAGTTGTGTgtatatcatcatcaggCGTATTGGTAAAAGAGCGCATGCCATTATGAACGTggcatatttttctttagtGACAGCCgtcatttcattatttggcATAATTTTTATTCCATCAAtgtcatttcaaattcCTCAAACACTGACAGAATGGCTATTATTCTCTAATTTGGGGTTCTGTGGATTTTTTTACCAACTAATCTTGACTATTGGCATCCAAAAAGAGAGAGCAGGAAGGGGTTCATTGTTAACCTATACGCAGTTAATATATGCTCTCTTTTGGGATCTAGTTCTTTACCACTTTTGGCCATCCATCTGGTCCTGGTCTGGAATGTTTCTTATTATAGGAAGTACTTTGGTCGTACTAAAATTCAAATCCTCGCCTGATgtggaagaagatgaagatggtACGAAGAAGCCAACTGAAAACGTTCTATTACAAGATATGACTTCAGAACACTAAATAATACATAGCAACACTTATAAATTTCTGTTTTTATATGATGCAAGCATGTGACTACTCGTTGTGTCACAAAAGTTTGTTTTACGTCTCTTGCTCAATGTCTTGTCAATATATTTCTATGTTGGCGGGAAGAATGCCACACCACGTGCCGTCAGTAATTTTCCGTCCAAATTTATGGGGGTTAGATGCTAAgcataattttttttggcatAGGTGATGATCGTGCATTTCATTCCAACAACCAAATCAGATTACACCATTATACTCCCAAGAAACTTGGATGAAACTTAAGCTTATAATTAACAATCTTGTAAaacaaaatcttcaaatcgATTTGCT
Coding sequences within it:
- the KAFR0B03830 gene encoding uncharacterized protein (similar to Saccharomyces cerevisiae YMR253C; ancestral locus Anc_8.804); its protein translation is MFKLQESEGQQMKSNQDDIDDSLFKIEDEPTSEIFYGEEDRITILRDKINSKIKSNIGIVFLAIAQFFNSTMIVSTKVLETGESKIKPLQVLVVRMVITYLGCLIYMYLHRDTIKNIPFGDPPVRKWLLLRGMTGFFGVFGMYYSLQHLSISNAILITFLAPSLTIVLAAMFLHERINLWEIAGSLTSLFGVILIIRPPFLFGQTEGGANEKAESSNPEERLVGSMIGLLGTLGISCVYIIIRRIGKRAHAIMNVAYFSLVTAVISLFGIIFIPSMSFQIPQTLTEWLLFSNLGFCGFFYQLILTIGIQKERAGRGSLLTYTQLIYALFWDLVLYHFWPSIWSWSGMFLIIGSTLVVLKFKSSPDVEEDEDGTKKPTENVLLQDMTSEH